One Pseudodesulfovibrio sp. S3 DNA window includes the following coding sequences:
- a CDS encoding tetratricopeptide repeat protein yields the protein MKHIVAMILIACVLGAAGCAKVVGPYYLEQEQYEDGIRVLGEQFRENPGDASSAYYVGRFYLAMDRPKDGLAYLEKAVALEPENADYVFWTGVAHWAMLDFERERAAYERAISLDPKHISAHLYLGHGNMDRGAWKEALAHYDRVVELDAYNPEALFNRARALKELGRNNEEIAAWKRFLEYYPDGSMAMTATEQLNLQGDFSYRNHIIGKRNVTLKGMAFKSGTDVLNADSKASLQVLSAMMQVNETLTVHIVSFAAGDAALARGRAEAVRDYVLAGNPGIGPKRLPLSWFGTAEKVEVEESVFSLDESVTFITDVR from the coding sequence GTGAAACATATCGTGGCGATGATATTGATCGCGTGCGTCCTGGGCGCAGCCGGTTGTGCCAAGGTCGTCGGGCCGTACTACCTCGAACAGGAACAGTACGAGGACGGGATCAGGGTTCTCGGAGAGCAGTTCCGCGAGAACCCCGGGGACGCTTCTTCGGCCTATTACGTAGGCAGGTTCTATCTGGCCATGGACCGGCCCAAGGATGGCCTTGCCTACCTGGAAAAGGCCGTGGCCCTGGAGCCGGAAAACGCGGATTACGTCTTCTGGACCGGGGTGGCCCATTGGGCGATGCTTGATTTCGAGCGGGAAAGGGCGGCCTATGAAAGGGCGATCAGCCTTGACCCGAAGCACATTTCAGCCCATCTCTACCTGGGACATGGAAACATGGACCGGGGAGCGTGGAAAGAGGCCCTGGCACACTATGACAGGGTCGTCGAACTGGACGCATACAACCCCGAAGCGCTTTTCAACAGGGCGCGCGCCCTGAAGGAGCTGGGGAGAAACAATGAGGAGATCGCGGCCTGGAAACGGTTCCTTGAGTACTATCCCGACGGGAGCATGGCCATGACGGCCACGGAGCAACTCAATCTGCAAGGGGACTTTTCCTACCGCAATCACATAATAGGTAAACGCAATGTCACGCTTAAGGGCATGGCGTTCAAATCCGGGACCGATGTCCTGAATGCCGACAGCAAGGCGTCGTTGCAGGTACTCAGCGCAATGATGCAGGTCAACGAGACCTTGACCGTGCACATAGTTTCCTTTGCTGCGGGCGATGCTGCCCTGGCCAGGGGACGCGCCGAGGCCGTACGTGACTATGTCCTGGCTGGTAATCCAGGCATTGGACCCAAAAGGCTGCCTCTGAGTTGGTTTGGAACCGCCGAAAAGGTTGAAGTGGAGGAGAGTGTTTTCTCCCTCGACGAATCGGTGACCTTCATTACCGATGTCCGGTAA
- a CDS encoding helix-turn-helix domain-containing protein — protein sequence MVILLVALTLAAPAAMAQTDPVTDPATGDVVGDTGDLADPADGEDAGDTVEAEPAFANPAQAAKADALAAAAAENAAQAVADAEQDVADAQAAVDAASDALSAAQAAEDEEAEAQAAADLEAAQSALEAAQTAADSALSDAASVSAESIASMRDEGMGWGEIAHELGVHPSTLGLGHKHQVRAEVSSKGLGKEMAAVSAQAGFATGRNVKEGVSKTPGVSGGKGSKAVGLGRASANSKSGAKGSGSSKGNSGNSNGGGKGKGNSGNSNGGGKGNGGGKGK from the coding sequence ATGGTTATATTGCTTGTCGCACTGACCCTGGCCGCGCCTGCGGCCATGGCCCAGACGGATCCCGTGACCGACCCTGCAACCGGCGATGTGGTCGGGGACACGGGCGACCTCGCTGATCCTGCCGATGGCGAGGATGCCGGGGATACCGTTGAAGCCGAACCCGCCTTTGCCAATCCGGCTCAAGCCGCAAAGGCGGATGCACTGGCTGCGGCTGCTGCGGAAAATGCGGCGCAGGCCGTGGCTGACGCAGAGCAGGATGTGGCCGATGCACAGGCTGCCGTGGATGCGGCCAGTGATGCCCTGTCTGCCGCCCAGGCGGCAGAGGACGAGGAAGCCGAGGCCCAGGCAGCCGCCGATCTGGAAGCGGCCCAGTCCGCCTTGGAGGCGGCCCAGACCGCAGCAGACAGCGCACTCTCCGATGCAGCCTCAGTGAGCGCGGAGTCCATTGCGTCCATGCGTGACGAAGGCATGGGCTGGGGTGAGATCGCCCATGAACTGGGCGTGCATCCGAGCACTTTGGGCTTGGGGCACAAGCACCAGGTGCGGGCCGAAGTGTCCAGCAAGGGGTTGGGCAAGGAGATGGCCGCAGTATCCGCCCAGGCAGGTTTTGCCACTGGCCGCAACGTCAAGGAAGGCGTCTCCAAGACCCCCGGCGTTTCGGGGGGAAAGGGCTCCAAGGCCGTGGGGTTGGGACGTGCGTCTGCAAATTCCAAGAGCGGCGCCAAGGGTTCCGGCTCCTCCAAGGGTAATTCCGGCAACTCCAATGGCGGGGGCAAAGGCAAGGGCAATTCCGGCAACTCCAATGGCGGCGGCAAGGGCAATGGTGGCGGCAAGGGCAAGTAG
- a CDS encoding GNAT family N-acetyltransferase: MTADINLTFNTAGVDWTKATEIFERAPLGTREPDRLRRTFENSSLVCFAWDNGTLIGISRALSDGIVQSVIYDLCMLPEYQGKGLGTRMMEAMIQRLDTDNVVLWAVPGKEPFYARFGFKPMLTAMALVENPERTAAQGYIRL, from the coding sequence ATGACTGCGGACATCAACCTGACCTTCAACACCGCCGGTGTGGACTGGACCAAGGCCACCGAAATATTCGAAAGGGCGCCGCTCGGCACCCGTGAGCCGGACCGCCTGCGACGGACCTTTGAAAACAGCTCTCTGGTCTGCTTTGCCTGGGACAACGGAACCCTGATCGGCATCAGCCGCGCCCTGAGTGACGGCATTGTCCAGTCGGTCATCTACGATCTGTGCATGCTCCCGGAATATCAGGGCAAGGGACTTGGAACCCGAATGATGGAGGCCATGATCCAAAGGCTGGATACCGACAATGTGGTCCTGTGGGCCGTGCCGGGCAAGGAACCCTTCTATGCCCGCTTCGGCTTCAAGCCCATGCTCACGGCCATGGCCTTGGTCGAGAACCCCGAACGGACCGCGGCCCAGGGCTACATCAGGCTGTAG
- a CDS encoding acyl-ACP thioesterase domain-containing protein — protein MTTNLELTLEHGYNIRSYEPRMDGHVSIASLCNQLQDIASRHADSLGFGFHDLEESGHFWILARLHIMVNRLPRFGERTSIRTWPSGNERLVALRDFLIHDADGLIGQATTSWVTMNKQTHRPDKPDQVLNRRFIPDREHAIVFPTKSVTRLKQGDYTADLTARRADIDINGHVNNVKHVELCFEAVPPEWADDHRCRGLDIQFRAEAFAGDKLRAACALSEPDADMDTMLHSLTRVSDDKEIVRMRSWWRKA, from the coding sequence ATGACAACCAATCTGGAACTCACTCTGGAACACGGCTACAATATCCGCTCCTACGAGCCGCGCATGGACGGCCACGTATCCATCGCCTCCCTCTGCAACCAGTTGCAGGATATCGCCTCGCGCCACGCCGACTCCCTGGGCTTCGGCTTCCACGATCTTGAGGAAAGCGGCCATTTCTGGATTCTGGCCCGGCTCCACATCATGGTGAACCGGCTGCCGAGATTCGGAGAACGGACCTCGATCCGAACCTGGCCGTCCGGCAACGAACGACTGGTGGCCCTGCGCGATTTTCTGATCCATGACGCTGACGGCCTCATCGGGCAGGCCACCACTTCCTGGGTGACCATGAATAAACAGACCCATCGCCCTGACAAGCCGGACCAGGTACTGAACCGCCGCTTTATCCCGGACCGGGAGCACGCCATTGTTTTCCCGACCAAATCCGTGACCCGGCTCAAGCAGGGCGACTACACCGCCGACCTGACTGCCCGCCGGGCCGACATCGACATCAACGGCCACGTCAACAACGTGAAGCATGTTGAACTGTGCTTCGAGGCAGTGCCGCCGGAATGGGCAGATGATCACCGATGCAGGGGGCTGGACATCCAGTTCCGGGCCGAGGCTTTTGCCGGTGACAAATTGCGGGCTGCCTGTGCCCTTTCCGAGCCGGACGCGGACATGGACACCATGCTGCACTCCCTGACGCGGGTTTCAGACGACAAGGAGATCGTACGCATGCGCTCCTGGTGGAGGAAGGCATGA
- a CDS encoding nitroreductase, translated as MSTFDNPVLQAILDRRSIRKFTDEPVSRQDITTILTAGQWAPSGLNNQPWRFMVVTRDDPRHAGLAGCTKYAHVVRASSACICVLLEKAAMYNEMKDHQGVGACIQNMLLAIHALGLGAVWIGQIVNDQAATLGVLGKAPEEYELQAVIALGHPDQKGSSDRKPLSELMLEDFQCT; from the coding sequence ATGAGCACATTCGACAACCCTGTCCTGCAAGCCATCTTGGACCGCCGCTCCATCCGCAAGTTCACGGACGAGCCGGTATCCAGGCAGGATATCACCACCATCCTTACGGCCGGCCAATGGGCGCCCAGCGGACTGAACAACCAACCCTGGCGATTCATGGTCGTCACCAGAGACGATCCCCGCCATGCCGGGCTGGCCGGATGCACCAAGTATGCACACGTTGTCCGGGCCTCCTCCGCATGCATCTGCGTGCTGCTGGAAAAGGCGGCCATGTACAATGAAATGAAGGACCACCAGGGGGTCGGGGCCTGCATCCAGAATATGCTGCTGGCCATCCACGCCCTCGGTCTGGGCGCGGTCTGGATCGGCCAGATCGTCAACGACCAGGCCGCCACCCTGGGCGTGCTGGGAAAAGCCCCTGAAGAATATGAACTCCAAGCCGTCATCGCCCTCGGACACCCCGACCAGAAAGGAAGCTCCGACCGCAAGCCACTTTCCGAACTCATGCTGGAGGATTTTCAATGCACATAG
- a CDS encoding glycogen-binding domain-containing protein: MTEEQVKIRMEDIIIQGIRNAPEADAPQGFSQRVMDGLQARTPSLWTRVKLWLFRPQVLTVKPMQVIPAVTFALALLALAVIKWDTPTGDTVPRLATVRFILHDTNQEARKVSVIGSFNNWRAERSVMWYNGETQAWILEAQLPPGDHEYLFLVNGERLVPDPEAPMTRDDGFGNRNSIMFVNVEHEHAL; this comes from the coding sequence ATGACTGAAGAACAAGTGAAAATCCGAATGGAAGATATCATCATACAGGGCATCAGGAATGCGCCCGAGGCCGATGCACCCCAAGGCTTTTCCCAACGGGTAATGGACGGTCTCCAGGCCAGGACTCCGTCCCTCTGGACCCGGGTGAAGCTGTGGCTGTTCAGGCCGCAGGTCCTCACCGTCAAACCGATGCAGGTTATACCTGCCGTGACGTTCGCCCTTGCCTTGCTGGCCCTGGCCGTCATCAAATGGGACACTCCGACCGGAGACACTGTTCCCCGATTGGCCACGGTCCGTTTCATTCTCCACGACACGAATCAGGAGGCCCGCAAGGTTTCCGTCATCGGGTCGTTCAACAACTGGCGTGCGGAGCGTTCGGTCATGTGGTACAATGGCGAAACCCAGGCCTGGATACTTGAGGCCCAGCTTCCGCCGGGCGATCATGAGTACCTGTTCCTGGTGAACGGGGAAAGGCTCGTTCCCGACCCCGAAGCTCCCATGACCCGCGACGACGGGTTCGGAAACCGGAATTCCATTATGTTTGTGAACGTGGAACATGAACACGCGTTGTAG
- a CDS encoding HD domain-containing phosphohydrolase, translating into MAESLNNDALSETYLQISPNILASFPKFRPPVDLYCFDPRVAQTKKYHKAGQRLSTDGQAEVAGFAENGQLYLLRDDYRVYAEHLSKRLGLLLVEEGFTSLEVAEIFFLAFRDRMDAFFAQPQKKAYEALKKDVSVLAEYLWIDPARVEFLTRTLDREYSLAVHSTNTMLIGLALYLRLTDGKVEKTALASLALGLLLHDMGMAKVPKFIKDKQQLLVRRDRESIEHHIDAGRNILKRLKEEDSVIRECLTQHHERLDGSGYPERRFSKAISMAGKLCAVADSYSALIGDRPYRSAHDMAEAALVLVRDAKKYEPALARMLVEVLAGGVESTA; encoded by the coding sequence ATGGCCGAATCCCTGAACAACGATGCCCTGTCCGAGACCTATCTTCAGATCAGTCCGAACATCCTGGCGAGCTTCCCGAAGTTCCGACCGCCTGTGGATCTCTATTGTTTTGATCCACGAGTGGCCCAGACAAAGAAATATCACAAGGCCGGACAACGGCTGTCCACGGACGGTCAGGCCGAGGTGGCTGGATTTGCCGAGAACGGGCAGCTTTACTTGCTCCGCGATGATTACAGGGTCTATGCCGAGCATCTGAGCAAGCGGCTCGGCCTGCTCCTGGTGGAAGAGGGCTTCACTTCCCTCGAGGTGGCGGAAATTTTCTTTCTCGCGTTCAGGGACCGCATGGACGCGTTTTTCGCCCAGCCGCAGAAAAAGGCCTATGAGGCGCTGAAAAAGGATGTCTCGGTCCTGGCGGAGTACCTCTGGATCGACCCTGCCCGCGTGGAGTTCCTGACCCGGACCCTGGACCGCGAATACAGCCTGGCAGTGCATTCGACCAACACCATGCTCATCGGGCTGGCGCTTTATCTTCGGTTGACGGACGGCAAGGTGGAGAAAACCGCACTTGCCAGCCTGGCGCTCGGCCTGCTTCTGCACGACATGGGCATGGCCAAGGTGCCGAAATTCATCAAGGACAAGCAACAGCTTCTGGTCCGGCGTGACCGTGAATCCATCGAGCACCATATCGATGCGGGCCGGAACATACTCAAGCGGCTCAAGGAGGAGGACTCCGTGATCCGGGAATGCCTGACCCAACACCATGAACGGCTGGACGGCTCCGGCTATCCAGAGCGGCGGTTCTCCAAGGCGATTTCCATGGCCGGAAAGCTCTGCGCCGTGGCTGATTCCTATTCCGCCCTGATCGGGGACAGGCCGTACAGGAGCGCACACGACATGGCCGAAGCGGCCTTGGTACTGGTTAGGGATGCGAAGAAATATGAGCCTGCGCTGGCCCGGATGTTGGTCGAGGTGCTGGCGGGCGGCGTAGAGTCTACAGCCTGA
- a CDS encoding MBL fold metallo-hydrolase, with translation MHIETFPLGQLETNCYVLSNGQKAIAVDPGGNPAAVLAHLKAGGLTLTHILNTHLHFDHTAGNKALHDATGAPILANKKDASLLDTWLGKGGDMGLPLIAPYQWEHLEPGEITFAGAECRIFHTPGHSEGSLTFYFPEAGAAFVGDLIFYRSIGRTDFPGGDLDTLKASVKKHIFTLPPETRLLSGHGPETTVGDEQNHNPFFGGF, from the coding sequence ATGCACATAGAGACCTTTCCCCTGGGCCAGTTGGAGACCAACTGCTACGTACTCTCCAACGGTCAGAAGGCCATCGCCGTGGACCCGGGCGGGAACCCGGCCGCAGTTCTCGCCCACCTCAAGGCGGGCGGCCTGACCCTGACCCACATCCTGAACACCCACCTGCACTTCGACCACACTGCGGGCAACAAGGCCCTGCACGACGCCACGGGCGCGCCGATCCTGGCCAACAAGAAGGACGCCTCCCTCCTGGACACATGGCTCGGCAAGGGCGGCGACATGGGCCTGCCCCTCATCGCCCCTTACCAATGGGAACACCTTGAGCCGGGCGAAATCACCTTTGCCGGAGCCGAGTGCCGGATATTCCATACGCCCGGCCACTCCGAAGGCAGCCTGACCTTCTACTTCCCGGAAGCGGGTGCCGCCTTTGTGGGCGACCTGATCTTCTACCGCTCCATTGGTCGCACGGACTTTCCCGGCGGCGACCTGGACACCCTCAAGGCGTCGGTCAAAAAGCACATATTCACCCTGCCGCCCGAAACCCGGCTCCTGTCCGGCCACGGACCCGAGACCACAGTTGGCGACGAACAAAATCACAACCCGTTCTTCGGAGGGTTCTAG
- a CDS encoding sigma-70 family RNA polymerase sigma factor, whose product MKEKREADIVREVLLGKVQSFGVLVQEYQRPVYNLMLRMVGDEHTAADLAQEAFTRAYEKLGAFTVGKRFFPWLYSVSLNVARDWLRKNGRDKLLFVEDAAVMVRVQDRPDDQAAMHDRLDGEKAFAVVLRLDPKYREALMLRYKYDFSMKEIASTLGITVSGAKMRVSRGLDLVRQQFDGGEQ is encoded by the coding sequence ATGAAAGAGAAACGCGAAGCGGACATTGTACGGGAAGTGCTGCTGGGCAAGGTCCAGTCGTTCGGTGTGCTGGTGCAGGAGTACCAGCGTCCCGTGTATAATCTCATGCTGCGCATGGTGGGCGATGAACACACGGCAGCCGATCTCGCCCAGGAAGCCTTTACGCGGGCATATGAAAAGCTCGGAGCGTTCACTGTGGGAAAACGGTTTTTCCCTTGGCTTTATTCGGTTTCGCTGAACGTCGCTCGGGACTGGCTTCGCAAGAACGGGCGGGACAAGCTCCTGTTCGTCGAGGACGCGGCCGTCATGGTCCGGGTGCAGGACAGGCCGGATGACCAGGCGGCCATGCATGACCGGCTGGATGGCGAGAAGGCCTTTGCAGTGGTTCTCCGGCTTGATCCGAAATACCGGGAAGCACTGATGCTCAGGTACAAATATGATTTCAGCATGAAGGAAATCGCCAGCACTCTGGGAATCACCGTCAGCGGTGCAAAGATGCGCGTCAGTAGGGGATTGGACCTGGTCCGGCAGCAATTCGACGGGGGGGAGCAATGA
- a CDS encoding flavodoxin family protein — protein sequence MTYAAIFACSHRHGNSDHAAELLARGVQDAGGKAEILYIRDHDILPCLACGYCDTAGREGVERCVLGQKDQAWELFGHFFTARAVLFASPIYFYHLPSRFKTWIDRGQQFWQARLDNEPWVADMPARTAHAVLVAGQPSGEKLFDGARLTLKYFVQNFNMDLAAPLTFRGVDSRKDLGQRTDHENQIIELGRKVWNSAD from the coding sequence ATGACATACGCCGCCATATTCGCCTGCAGCCACCGACACGGCAACTCGGATCATGCGGCCGAACTGCTTGCCAGGGGCGTTCAGGATGCCGGGGGAAAGGCTGAAATCCTGTACATTCGCGACCATGACATACTCCCCTGTCTGGCCTGCGGATATTGCGACACGGCGGGACGCGAGGGCGTCGAGCGGTGCGTGCTTGGCCAAAAGGATCAGGCCTGGGAACTGTTCGGGCACTTCTTCACCGCCAGAGCCGTGCTCTTCGCGTCACCGATATACTTCTATCACCTGCCCTCCCGGTTCAAGACATGGATAGATCGCGGCCAGCAGTTCTGGCAGGCCCGCCTGGACAACGAGCCATGGGTGGCGGACATGCCCGCCCGCACGGCCCATGCCGTGCTTGTGGCAGGACAGCCCTCCGGCGAAAAGCTCTTTGACGGAGCCCGCCTGACCCTCAAGTACTTTGTCCAGAACTTCAACATGGATCTGGCCGCTCCCCTGACCTTCCGGGGCGTGGACAGCAGGAAGGACCTCGGCCAGCGCACCGACCATGAGAATCAGATCATCGAACTCGGCCGCAAGGTCTGGAACTC